In Mytilus galloprovincialis chromosome 1, xbMytGall1.hap1.1, whole genome shotgun sequence, the following are encoded in one genomic region:
- the LOC143077894 gene encoding uncharacterized protein LOC143077894 → MNGIPLNFEWTPGHADIQGNDIADSLAKKGAKEAEKIEEPSEVTRQDIKRAARESVLRKWQNQWESSQRGRNYYNYHQKVCQKIPKDLPSKWSFSITTSLRTGYCDLNDYKSKIIPSSDKNCSCGEPETVEHYLLHCSNYEEARERMRTSIYFITGNIHMDLDTLLGIDEEDINRDNRNEILCHLENYLTESGRFKNTIQQKTL, encoded by the coding sequence ATGAATGGAATTCCATTAAATTTTGAATGGACACCTGGTCATGCTGATATCCAAGGAAATGACATTGCTGATTCACTGGCCAAAAAAGGAGCTAAAGAAGCTGAAAAAATAGAAGAACCATCAGAAGTAACCAGGCAGGATATAAAACGTGCAGCAAGAGAAAGTGTTTTAAGAAAATGGCAGAACCAATGGGAATCAAGTCAACGTGGCAGAAATTATTACAACTATCATCAAAAAGTCTGTCAGAAAATACCAAAAGATTTACCATCCAAATGGTCGTTTTCAATTACTACTAGTTTGAGAACAGGTTATTGTGATCTAAATGATTATAAATCCAAAATTATACCATCATCAGACAAAAACTGTTCCTGTGGAGAGCCAGAAACTGTAGAACACTACCTTTTACATTGTTCTAACTATGAGGAGGCTAGAGAGAGGATGAGAACATCTATTTACTTTATTACAGGAAATATACACATGGATTTAGACACCTTATTAGGAATCGATGAAGAAGACATTAATAGAGACAATCGAAACGAGATATTGTGCCATCTGGAAAATTATTTAACGGAGTCTGGTAGATTCAAAAACACTATACAGCAAAAAACACtataa